The DNA region TCCTAATTGTGATTACTTGTATAGGAGGTTATCACAATGTTCTTTATACCCTCATCAACGCAACATGCTAGTGTCTATAATCTTGCGAGACCTGCTTTCTCTGATTCTTTAACCAAACCTGGGGAAGAAGGGGTATAGAGATTTACGTTCCCTCTTGTTCTTCTTATTCCTTGACCAGATGGTACTAGCTCTTTATGTTTGCTCTTTTTGGTGCAGGAACGTGTAGGAAGCAGTCAAAGAAGAAAGAGGGGAAGGCCGTGCAAATTAACTATAAACTCAAAGGCATCGGTGACTAGTATGTAAATGCTTTAAACCACAACTTTTGGCTGGTcattttgtaataattttttaaagatacaGAGATTTGCCAACATGCAGGTCAGGAGGACCTTGGCTCTGGGGACATTGCTGATGAAGTTGTACAAGTGGTTGTGAAAGACCTTACAACTAATGAAGTTGAGTGGCTGACACAGGCAAGGATGGAACCTAAAGGTATGGAGGGCTTTAAACCTGAGTTATTCTATGCCTTCCTGCAAGGAACATCTGTTGTGGAAGTTTAAGCTAAGAAAAAGGAGGTTTCGAATTTATCAACCAATACCCAGAATGCAATGAGCCATTTAATGAGGATACCACagggaaagaaagagagagtgcCAAATGAAACTACTGTGGAAGTATTAGACAAACAGCTTTAGCTTTCATCAAAAGGGTGACTAAAGCAAACCAATAACTTCATTACTTTCCACTGTGATGACATAGATATTGATTTTAGGAGGTGCCACCTAGTCATCCTGCAACATTAGGTTTGCTTATAGCATGGCATGCTTTTAACTTCTGTCGTGGATAAACTTATTTTCTGTTTTGTCATAGATGTCTTAGAAAGATTAAATtctcttgttgattttttaaatggcCACTACAACAAATCCAGTTCTAAGTTTCTGATTCTCCCTTTCTTTTGCCATGTTTGTTCAACTGAATAATAGCATTGGTTCCTAAAATCTTTCCTAGGAGAAGGGACACTGAAGTATTGGTTCTCTTGTTTGATACAACCTCTTGTCTAGACAAATGAAGTGAATGTATATAAGCAAATCATGGGATACTGGTTAGTTCATCATGTGGGAGATATTTCTCCAGAAAGTTGATAGCATGAGAAGAtacttttccttttctcttggtcctccctctctctctcacgcACTCTTTAGTCTTTACCATAAGAAAAACAGGAAGCATGGAAAGCTACACACGGATTTTGAATATATGTATCCATTACTAAAGCCTGATTGGAATTATGCAGTTTCTCAAAATTCTTCAAGAGAGAGAAGCAGTGAAGTTTCCAAGACAGATTTCATGTCAAGGGAAGTTGatgcagctgctgctgctgctgcattgAAGAATGTAGCTGATGATGATCAACCTCTATCAACCTGGTTTGGGGGAGTGCATGCTTCAACAAGTCTTGGAGAACTAAGTaagtcaaaaaatttaaatgatccCTCTTGTAATTTTGCTTATTATATATTTCCTGTTCAGGATCATCTACTGGTAGGGCTGCAAGTGGAGGGAGTGAGGCTAGAGAAAAACAAGCTGTAGCGGTGGAATCTTGTACAATCGATGCAAAAGGCAATGGCACTCTTGTGGAAAATCAGTCTGTACCTTTTGTAAAGAGGTCTCCAGTTTGGAACACGATTGAATCTATGGAAGTATTCCGAGCCATCCCGCAAAAACTGCATTTTCATCCTTTGACTGAATGTAAAGAAGAGTATCGTGAAGGATCAGCCATTGGTATTATGGTAACATTTGCTAGTTTGTTTGATAAGATAACCTCACTTCAGTTTGATGATTGTAGAAGCATACTAGAGAGCACATTGGAAAGTCTTCTTGACTTGGAGAAGCATGGATTTGATATCACTGTGCCACGTAGTAGGTTGAATGAATTGCTTTCAATTAAAGATGGGCAAGGGGAGGTACTAAATGATTCCAAAGATGCTGAAGGGAAATTACGAGTGCATACTGATGAGAAAAGAAAGCTGGAAGAGAAGAGGAACGATATTGAAAAGAAGATTACTGAGCTACAGGAAGAACTTGTTTTAACCAAGGCAAAGATGGAGGCTAAGAACCTTGATCTTTCCAACTTGCAATCCCATGCTAATGCCATAATTGAACGGATTAAAAATGCTCGGGATCATTTCGGAAAAGTAGCCTCTGCTCCTTGGAATCCCCCCTGATGCACTGTGATCTCAATGAGTTTTCTTGCCCCCTGCACTTGGGTAAGTGGAGCGTAGCGACTGAAAGTTGTCACGTTAATGCGTCAACCTAGTGATCATGAAAGTGTAGTTAACTAATTTCAGCTGTGTATTTATTTCCTTTGGCTGTGTTGCATGGTTAATGATGAAATCTTTTTGGTGCCAAGTGTATGGGAATGTAGTTCGTCTCCAAACGGATGAAAGCTTTAATTTGGCTGGATTTTATCATTATTCAGGGTGATGGGTCATCTTCATGATCAGAACATTAGATGTACCACCAAGTATTTGTATCATCATTTTCATGTTCAGAACTCAAGTATACAAGGGCTTGAATGATCATGTATATCATTGTCAAACAAACAAAGCAATAATCGTGTATAGAAAATGTtggagaaaaggaaacaaaacaattaGAATAAAACATTTTCCTAAGGGTTGAAAGTGTGTTGGTGTAAacccttttcattatttttcaagttaatgcATTTATCATCTTGTAGGAAAAGAGTTTGAAATTCATTCTAATCATTGAAAGTTTTAGTGAGGTCAAATTGTGAGAAATTAGCAAGCACATATTCTTTCTAATTTCGGGAGAATCTTAAGCGGATTTGCGAGTGATAAATAGCAATCTTGTCACgagtttatgatttattttgagcTGTagaaatacatgtttttttaaaaaaaaactttctgttaaatatattcaataataacACATCCGGCAGTCAAAATTCATATAAACAAATATGTTATAACTATTAAAAAGGGGAATAGATGAAAACAAGAATTTGGAATACAGAAACTACATAAAGAAACTACGAGGGCTTGATTAATCGAGTATAAAAAATGTAAAGGAAagatgagaataaaaaaaagagcaagaatAAAATCTTTTGTTAAGATCTGAAAATTTTCTTATAGTAAATTTTCTATGGATGATTCTAattcattaaatgaaattttctatGGATTCTAAAtaacataactaaaaaaaatcaggatttCTCTGTTCACATAGATAGTTTTCTGTAAATTGAAATGATGAATCTGCTCTTTTAATGTAAAATCATTCAGCTAGTTATTAGAGATAATATGTTTCATGaagaaaacataaagaaaacacAAAGGGCTGAGCGTACTTGAATGGTCATAAGGGTTCATTCACTGAACTTTTCTCTCTTCCTCAGCTACAGAAATTTGTCCTCTCAGAGCTGAAGACACAGCTGAAAGAAACAAGGTAGTCTTTGCTGAATTTCTAACCACATGTTACTAATTTCCTTTCAGGCTTTCCGCTGTCAGCTCTACTTTTTGCTCCAGAGAATTGTTTGCccctttttaaaattcatcCTATTTCACTTGATATTCAAATACCAGTAATTAATTATGACTGAGAACCTTGGAAGGTATCTGCGTCACTTCAAGCCAGCTAATAGGTTTTCCCCATTTCTAATTATCTGGTTCAATAATCAGCTGAGAGGTTTTGAACATATCAGAGGAGTAATATTGGAATCCTTCCCCCTTGACACGGAAAGGGATCTGGTGACTGCaacattgaagaagaaaagaaacaagttGGGTAGCCACTATCAGGTAAATAAAGGAATCACTTCTTGTTCTGTTTGCATCCTGTTTAACAATTGCTTACAAGGATCCGACTTATTTAACGATGGCAGGCGGAAATTGATAAACTTCATCGAAAACTGGCTGAAGAACGAGCATGAATTATGATCGGTTACTCGAGATTCAAGGAGTGCGCAGTGTTGGTGTTATCCTCTGCTTTTAGCAGAGTGCTTTTCACAAGAATATTTTGCGATAGTGGTACTTCCTGAAAGTATTTTGTCTTGCATATTTTTGGATTAAATCATGGAAAGAGAAGGCAAGCAAGAACCAAAAAAGCATGCCTTCTTAGTTCTTAGTATAGAAAAGCTAATAATGATTTGTTTGGTAATTCGATTTATCCAGCGTTTCGTTTTTAGAActgattttttagttatttttagatgagtttaatatattaatattaaaaatataaaaaaatgttattttaaaacattcttaatttataaaaattaattataatacattACTAAACACACGCTACATTGTTAAGACACTAAATGCAAGTTAAATCATCTTCAAACCCCATTAAGCGAGTATAACATTCACGCGGTGTCCTGCTCTTTACGGGGTGACAACTCTTCAATCATATCGGAGCCTGTAATCTTCTCTGATGACACAAAACAGATAAACATTTCAGCTTTGCGGGTGATACTAATGATGATCATAGGCTTCAACGATGGGAGAGTGCTCGACATGAAGTAATGTCGAGACTTGGGAGGTCTCTATGTGGTCAATTCACTGATGCTTTGGTCCAAATTTGCTGCCTGCTAAGGATGGATCCCCAACTGGaactggaaaaaaagaaaagaaaaaaagaaatattgcaAGCATAGAATCCACTCCAAACGACCCAATCACTTCTTTTCTAGGAGGGGTTTGCTATAGCTTAATTGTTCACCCACTTTTTGACCTAGGAGGGATTACTACAGCTTAATTGTTCACCCAATATTTCAAAAGAGCCTTCATAGCAGttcatttatttgtgttttgtttttaatcaaagCACAATGTTTAGCAATTAATCAGTAAGCAGGTAACACAAATTTGATCGAGTATCTTCCCGAGTAAATAAATATCATAGACTGCAACGATTCCACATCCAAAAACAAATGTGGAGgcttaaaacacaataaaaatgacGACACAAAAGCTACTAATTGAAGAAATGGTACAGGCCAACTTGGCCAAAGCAACTGGATCCATAAAGGCAGTTGTATCGTAGAAGAGTACTAAATAGCTTCTATAGAACAACCGCACTTTTCTTTTCTAGACAAGAAAAACTGGAAGGGTCCAGCAACTCATGGAGCATTCATTTTCTGTTCTTGTTgtcctccctctccctctcccgcTTCTTGTAAAGCTTTTCAAGAACCCGCTTGGCCTCACATTGTGGGAAGTTATCCAAGTCATAGTAATGTGATGCTATGTCCACCAACCTgaacaccaaaaaataaaagtcaagcATTTAGAGACACCATTAAAAAGACATCAATCACTTATCCAGTCCCAgaatcaacaattattcattaaaatattaaaaaaacacattattatGTCAACTTGCTATTGACTGCAACCAAATTCTAACACGGTCCTTGAAGATGAGATATAAACACAAACAAGCACTAAATGAAGGATAAACTAACCATTCACCACGAATGTCTAGCACGGTCCGAATATAATTCCTGCTGGTTAGGACATACTCGTTGTAAATAACCCACTCTGGCTTGTGATCCAAACAATTTGATGGATGCAAATGCACCgcctgaaaaacaaattaacaccACCAAGCAAAATTGTTATATAACAAACATCTTTCTATAATCAATcttgaatgaaaagaaaattagagCGTCACTGCAAAAATAACAAGTTGAAAATACATGTTCAATTTTCCACATACTTGGTTGTCTTTCACTGTCAAATAGTGTCCAGATCGTTCAAGGTGAGCAACCTGCATAAAGTATCCGGCTAATATAGCTTTTCTTATGTTGATGTAGTAGTCGCGGCTGTTGAAGTCAGTGCTGCATAACCTGAGGTTAAACCTGGCCATGATACGGACAAGCTGTTGTCTTACATTGTCAGCAGCCTTCAATGCCCTATGattgataaaattttcataGCACCAGGATGGATCCTCATCTGCAATTCATGCACCAACACGTAAGAATCTGGCATAAATGACAATTATCGCAGACAATCAAATTTTCGATAAAGAGAAATAGAATAGAGTAAAAGTACTTACTGTTTTGCTTAAATGCATGGTATACGTTCAACAGCGTGAGGTGATCCCCATCAATGTGCCCAAACCTAGCCTTCGCTTCATCGGCAGCCTTTTGAGCCTCCCTAGGGCGGACAAAGCAATTGGGTACTAAAGAAAGAATTTGGTTACCACAGAAGAGGCCCATGGTAGGTCAGCAGATGCAAACAGGCGAGACGATACCATTTGCTTCATGAGATAATACTGAGAAACTGCAACTATCTGTATCAGCACTAACTTAGAATCTGATGGTGTATGCCATCCGGGGGCATGGAACCCATACACGACAGTTGCTGACGACAACCTAATTGGACACGTCAATTCTTTAACTGCATACATGCGTACTTGCAAACACATGTAAGCAGTTAAACAATTAACACGGTGCACAGAAAACTGGCTGCACACATGACATAAAAGAGGGATGCATCTGATAATACTGCAACCCAATGGCATCTACTCCCCCTTAAATCATTTAGACCAGACTCAAGACcgcttaaaataaaataaacatggttGCAAAAAATACCTGAAAGCATGGCCGAAATTGAAAGAATTTCATTCGAACAGTTGAATTCAGGACTCACAACGAGCATCTTTGACAGTTGAGGATCCAAGGGAAATTCACTCATGATCTCCCCAAGTTTTGTCATGTTCCCCTCATCATCCAATGCCCCCAAATAATTCAACACCTCCAATGCTCGCATCAATGTCTCAGGGGCAGGAGGATCCATGAAATCAAAGTGCACCAGATCATCAATCCCCAATTTCTTCAATGTTAGAACTGTATTTGCAAGGTTTGACCGCAATATTTCTGGAAAGGTCTGTGGCTGGAGATCCTGATTGAAACTCCTCTCTGTGTAGAGTCTAAAACATTTGCCTGGTTGAGTTCTTCCAGCACGTCCTGATCTCTGGTGAGCACTAGCCTTTGATATGGGGGAAACTAACAAAGATTCAACCCGCACTCGTGGGTTATAAACCTTTTGTTTAGAAAAACCAGGGTCAATAACATAGACAATACCATCTATAGTCAAAGAAGTTTCCGCAATGTTTGTTGACACCACAATCTTCCTTCCAGAAGGGCCACCCTCCTGTAGTGGAGGTGGAGCaggttcaaatattttttgctgCATGGCCGGTGGAAGCGTAGAATATAGAGGCACTATTTTCACTGGCCCTACTTGGTCCCCTAAATTTccaatttcttttgttatttttcggCAAGCATCTTCTATCTCCTCCTCACCAGTTAGGAAAACAAGTATGTCCCCATGGGGTTCACACAAGTGTATCTGGACAACTGTCCGAATAGCTGCCTCTAGGTAATCTCTCTCAGGCTCCTGGGTATAGAAAATCTCAACCGGATGAAGCCTGCCAGGAACTTTCATAAGAGGTGCTTCACAAAAATAACCCTGAAATTTCTCAGCCTCTAGTGTTGCACTCATTACAACTAGCTTCAGATCAGGCCTATTTTTCAGCACTTCTTTAATAAGTCCAAATAGCACATCTGTTGCTAGAGTTCTTTCATGAGCCTCATCAAGTATTATTACTTTGTACCTTTCCAAAAGCGGATCTGTCATTGCCTCTCTTAAAAGCATACCATCAGTCAGATACCTGCCAGAAAGGAATAAGAAAAATTAGCACACAACTTAAATCCAAGAATCTTGGGGAAAAAGAAGTAACATAGAGGAGCTGAAGAACTCACTTCAAAACTGTTCTTGCACTGCTACAGTCTTCAAAACGGATGCTATAACCAACCTCTTCACCTATAGTAACGTCCATCTCCTCAGCAACACGCCTAGAAACAGACATTGCAGCAACCCTTCGAGGCTGGGTACACCCAATCATCATTTTCCTGCGTCTATCTGAAGATTCTAATTCGACAGCTTCCAAAACAAACTGAGGGATCTGTACCATCACAAATTTCTAGTTAGTTAAgtattgctt from Populus alba chromosome 14, ASM523922v2, whole genome shotgun sequence includes:
- the LOC118041079 gene encoding probable pre-mRNA-splicing factor ATP-dependent RNA helicase DEAH2 isoform X1, translating into MMGTERKRKVSLFDVVDEASVSAKLLKSNGAMNNNNNEGSSSINRWNGKPYSQRYYEILEKRKNLPVWHQKEDFLQVLKKNQVLVLVGETGSGKTTQIPQFVLEAVELESSDRRRKMMIGCTQPRRVAAMSVSRRVAEEMDVTIGEEVGYSIRFEDCSSARTVLKYLTDGMLLREAMTDPLLERYKVIILDEAHERTLATDVLFGLIKEVLKNRPDLKLVVMSATLEAEKFQGYFCEAPLMKVPGRLHPVEIFYTQEPERDYLEAAIRTVVQIHLCEPHGDILVFLTGEEEIEDACRKITKEIGNLGDQVGPVKIVPLYSTLPPAMQQKIFEPAPPPLQEGGPSGRKIVVSTNIAETSLTIDGIVYVIDPGFSKQKVYNPRVRVESLLVSPISKASAHQRSGRAGRTQPGKCFRLYTERSFNQDLQPQTFPEILRSNLANTVLTLKKLGIDDLVHFDFMDPPAPETLMRALEVLNYLGALDDEGNMTKLGEIMSEFPLDPQLSKMLVVSPEFNCSNEILSISAMLSVPNCFVRPREAQKAADEAKARFGHIDGDHLTLLNVYHAFKQNNEDPSWCYENFINHRALKAADNVRQQLVRIMARFNLRLCSTDFNSRDYYINIRKAILAGYFMQVAHLERSGHYLTVKDNQAVHLHPSNCLDHKPEWVIYNEYVLTSRNYIRTVLDIRGEWLVDIASHYYDLDNFPQCEAKRVLEKLYKKREREREDNKNRK
- the LOC118041079 gene encoding probable pre-mRNA-splicing factor ATP-dependent RNA helicase DEAH2 isoform X2, whose translation is MMGTERKRKVSLFDVVDEASVSAKLLKSNGAMNNNNNEGSSSINRWNGKPYSQRYYEILEKRKNLPVWHQKEDFLQVLKKNQVLVLVGETGSGKTTQIPQFVLEAVELESSDRRRKMMIGCTQPRRVAAMSVSRRVAEEMDVTIGEEVGYSIRFEDCSSARTVLKYLTDGMLLREAMTDPLLERYKVIILDEAHERTLATDVLFGLIKEVLKNRPDLKLVVMSATLEAEKFQGYFCEAPLMKVPGRLHPVEIFYTQEPERDYLEAAIRTVVQIHLCEPHGDILVFLTGEEEIEDACRKITKEIGNLGDQVGPVKIVPLYSTLPPAMQQKIFEPAPPPLQEGGPSGRKIVVSTNIAETSLTIDGIVYVIDPGFSKQKVYNPRVRVESLLVSPISKASAHQRSGRAGRTQPGKCFRLYTERSFNQDLQPQTFPEILRSNLANTVLTLKKLGIDDLVHFDFMDPPAPETLMRALEVLNYLGALDDEGNMTKLGEIMSEFPLDPQLSKMLVVSPEFNCSNEILSISAMLSGRLKRLPMKRRLGLGTLMGITSRC
- the LOC118041079 gene encoding probable pre-mRNA-splicing factor ATP-dependent RNA helicase DEAH2 isoform X4, with the protein product MMGTERKRKVSLFDVVDEASVSAKLLKSNGAMNNNNNEGSSSINRWNGKPYSQRYYEILEKRKNLPVWHQKEDFLQVLKKNQVLVLVGETGSGKTTQIPQFVLEAVELESSDRRRKMMIGCTQPRRVAAMSVSRRVAEEMDVTIGEEVGYSIRFEDCSSARTVLKYLTDGMLLREAMTDPLLERYKVIILDEAHERTLATDVLFGLIKEVLKNRPDLKLVVMSATLEAEKFQGYFCEAPLMKVPGRLHPVEIFYTQEPERDYLEAAIRTVVQIHLCEPHGDILVFLTGEEEIEDACRKITKEIGNLGDQVGPVKIVPLYSTLPPAMQQKIFEPAPPPLQEGGPSGRKIVVSTNIAETSLTIDGIVYVIDPGFSKQKVYNPRVRVESLLVSPISKASAHQRSGRAGRTQPGKCFRLYTERSFNQDLQPQTFPEILRSNLANTVLTLKKLGIDDLVHFDFMDPPAPETLMRALEVLNYLGALDDEGNMTKLGEIMSEFPLDPQLSKMLVVSPEFNCSNEILSISAMLSVLSHEANGIVSPVCIC
- the LOC118041079 gene encoding probable pre-mRNA-splicing factor ATP-dependent RNA helicase DEAH2 isoform X3, yielding MMGTERKRKVSLFDVVDEASVSAKLLKSNGAMNNNNNEGSSSINRWNGKPYSQRYYEILEKRKNLPVWHQKEDFLQVLKKNQVLVLVGETGSGKTTQIPQFVLEAVELESSDRRRKMMIGCTQPRRVAAMSVSRRVAEEMDVTIGEEVGYSIRFEDCSSARTVLKYLTDGMLLREAMTDPLLERYKVIILDEAHERTLATDVLFGLIKEVLKNRPDLKLVVMSATLEAEKFQGYFCEAPLMKVPGRLHPVEIFYTQEPERDYLEAAIRTVVQIHLCEPHGDILVFLTGEEEIEDACRKITKEIGNLGDQVGPVKIVPLYSTLPPAMQQKIFEPAPPPLQEGGPSGRKIVVSTNIAETSLTIDGIVYVIDPGFSKQKVYNPRVRVESLLVSPISKASAHQRSGRAGRTQPGKCFRLYTERSFNQDLQPQTFPEILRSNLANTVLTLKKLGIDDLVHFDFMDPPAPETLMRALEVLNYLGALDDEGNMTKLGEIMSEFPLDPQLSKMLVVSPEFNCSNEILSISAMLSDSCSFSVLSHEANGIVSPVCIC